AATACGGTCGCATGGTGGATTTGAATGAAGGGGGAACTTTCCGAATTCAACATGTCATCTGACATCCACTAACTCTCCTCGCTCATGAACAATGCACTAGGGCCCACAGGCCGTATCCAACAATTAACGTTTTCCGGAATTGGTAGAGTCCATAGACCTCAAGCGAGAGCGGTGCATATCCCGGCATATCCTCTTACCCCAAAACCCGGCAAGTCTATCCTTTACCAAAACAAACCGTCTCACACAAAGACAAATTGTTCCATCTTGAATACAGAACCAAACTGGAAATTCACATAATGCTCACAATCAGACCATCGTTTATAATGAATCGACACAACCATTACTGGCACATCAGTTGCTTCTTAAAAGATTGAGAAAGAGAAGGTAAACCAAACAAGACGGCAGCCTTCACCATTTTCAACAGACGTTAAAACCCAGGGAGGTCGCAATGAAATGGATGTCTTCAGGATGCGCAATCGGGACTATGGCCTTTGTGTCCGGAATCACATTGGGAATCGCAGCCGGGCTCCTGTGGGCTCCGCAATCCGGGAAACGAACCAGAGAAGATCTGCATGATCTTGCCTCCGATACATTAGAGCAAGCCGAAGACTGGCTAGATAGTACCAAAGAAACCGTTGACGATTTTGTCAAACGAGGAAAAGCGGCCGTCATGGGCGCCTAATTCGGGCACGTTTTGTACTCGAGCGGTCAGACAGGAGGCAAAGCGTGTAGCCCTGAACGAAGCGAAGAACACGCCGTGGCGGGCGATGAGATTCTGAACGACCTAATCATACAGAACCGTTCGAAAAGCCTGCGCTGAGCATAATCGAAGGGGCTCGGCCCAAGTTCATCGGAGGCTTTGAGT
Above is a window of Nitrospiraceae bacterium DNA encoding:
- a CDS encoding YtxH domain-containing protein; the encoded protein is MKWMSSGCAIGTMAFVSGITLGIAAGLLWAPQSGKRTREDLHDLASDTLEQAEDWLDSTKETVDDFVKRGKAAVMGA